Genomic segment of Dactylococcopsis salina PCC 8305:
CAAGATGTCGCCACATTTTTGGCTAGGATTGCAGATGGATTATGATTTAGATACTGTCAAAGATAGCGACTACTTTTTAAATTTGCGCGATCGCGCCCAATACAAAAGTTAACCAATGACTGTTCCTGACTATCAAAGTTTAATGTTTCCCCTTCTCGCTTTTTGCAATGATTCAAATGAACACAACGCACAAGAAGCGATCGATGCTTTAGCCATTCAATTCCAACTAACTGCTACTGAAAAAAATGAATTGCTTCCCAGTGGAAAACAAACACGCTTCGCCAATCGTATGGGTTGGGCGAGAACTTATCTAAAAAAAGCTAAATTAATTGAAAGTACCGCTAGAGGTAAATTTAAAATTACAGAACGAGGAAAGCAGTTGCTAAAGACGAATCACGAGCAAAAAATTAGTGCTAAAGACTTGGAACAATTTGCCGAGTATTTAGAGTTTAAAAAGCAATCAAACTCAAATGCGGTTAATTCTGCTTTGAGAATGTTATACCATTTTGGAGAATTGGCGCTACAGTATCGACGACTTAAGCCCCCCAAACTTGGGGGGTTGGGGGGCTTTAAGGTAACTTGACTTTTCCAAAATGGTATTAATTAATGTTGCTCAACGCTATAACAGCGATCACTAAGATTGTCCCACGATCGCGCAGTTTGAGCAAGTCTTAGAATCCGACGCGATGTGGCAAAGCCACCGCCCTTTGGGCATCGCGATTATTGAGATAGCAAAAACTAACGAAAAAGAAGCAATCAAACAAGCTAATGTAATGGTCAAAGCAATGCTAAACTATTAGCAAAAGCAAGCTCTGTAAGTTGCGCGATCGCATCTAATCGAGCAATAACCTGATCGAGGTCAACAGCAACTGACCCCGACCAGAACAGTTTCCAAAGTAAAATGACGAAGTTTTAGAGAACTTTCGCCGCACGTAATCCAAAGTAAAGTCCTAAAGCGAGAACTGTATAACCGATTAAAATACCGAGGTAAGCAATTGCACCAGACATAATTTTCCTTTCCTGATTTATTTTACAATACTAGACTAGCAGATAGTGAGTCAGTGAGCTTAGGGTCAAATGAAAATTTACTCTCAATATATTTTTCCTCGTCTTTTAGATTGGACAATGGCAAGTTCAACGATGAGCAAATATCGCAAACAACTGTTACAAGAAGTAACAGGAGAGGTGTTAGAAATTGGTTTTGGAACGGGATTAAATCTAGCTTACTATCCAGAAACAATCACCCATTTAACAACCGTTGATGTGAACGCGGGGATGAATCAGTTGGCGAAAAAACGCATTAAAGAAGCGTCCTTTCCTGTGAGTTGCAATGTCCTTAATGGAGACACTTTACCGTTTGCGGATCAGTGTTTCGATAGTGTCGTTAGCACTTGGACGTTATGTAGTATTACCAACATTGATCAGGCTTTAAAACAAGTTTATCGAGTGCTAAAACCAGAAGGAAAGTTTTTCTTTATCGAACATGGTTTAAGTGATAATCCACAAGTACAGGTTTGGCAAAATCGTCTCACTCCCTTGCAAAAAATGATTGGTGATGGTTGTCATCTTAATCGTAATATGGAGGCGTTAATCTCTCGATATTTTCCGCAGATTCAATTAGAAAAGTTTAAATTAGAAACTGAACCCGAAATTATCGGCTACCTTTATCAAGGAGTAGCGACAAAGTGAAGGAAATTAACGATTATTTTTTTTGAGGATTCTATCCATATCGAAACTTAAAAATTAAGATGGTAAAAGCGAGGATAAAGGTAATAATGTTAGCCAATAAAATCGGTAAATCACCGATATTGAAACCATAAACGATCCATAAAAAAACGCCAGTGCAAAAAGTAGAAAACATTCCTAAAGAAATGTCTTTTGCTGATTTCGATTGCCAAGTTTTAATCACTTGTGGGAGGAAGGCGATCGTGGTTAACGTACCGGCGGCTAAACCAATGATAGTAAAGAGGTTGGTGTCTTCCATGAATTGAACAGATAAGGGTGTTTAGTTGGCAATTATAGCATTGCTTTTAGTGAAATAGTCCCTTAATTTCTTGCCAGATTTTCCCTTGCTGATGAGAGGAATAAGTTTGGGTGAGAATACCATGTCGAGGGCTAAATAAAAGGGCGATCGAAAACAGAAGAACCGCAACCATCACAATCGCCGGTCCAGAGGGGATGTTAAAGTAATAGCTAATATACATCCCTGTAATACTAGCAATAACGCCAAAAATTGCACCGAAAAACATAACTTGATGAAGGCGTTTAAATAAGAGATAAGCAGTCGCACTTGGGGTAATCAGTAAGGCTAAAACAAGGATGACACCGACGGTTTTTAAACTCGCGACGATCGTCAATGCAATTAATAGCATTAAGCCAAAGTTTAGCAAGTTAACGGGAAGTCCAACCGCTTGTGATCCTTCAGGATCAAAGGTATAAAACAGCAGTTCTTTATAAATTAGAATAATCACAGCAATCACGAATAAGGTAATCAAAAAAGTGTCTTTAACTTCCGTGAACGTAACGCCGAGGATATTCCCAAATAAAAAATGATTGAGGTCAATTTTATTATCTTTTTGAATGAGGGTAATTAAAATAACACCCAACGCAAAAAAAGCCGAGAAAACAATTCCCATAGCTGCATCTTCTTTTAAAGGCGATCGCGATCGAATCACCGCAATAATGAGGGTACTAAAAACACCCGCAATAAATGCCCCTAAATACATATTAACACCGAGCATAAAAGCAATTACAAGTCCAGGTAACATGGAATGACTAATCGCATCTCCCAGTAAAGCTAAACGTTGTACCATGAGATAACTTCCCACTAAAGAGCAAATAATTCCCACAAAAATGGCAATTAATAAAGCACGTTGCATAAAACTATATTGCAACGGATCAATTAAGAGATGATAATTCATTTGGATAATTAATTTATTGGTGTTGGGTTTCGCTTCCCTCCACCCAACCTACGGTTTATCTAAATAGATTCTGAGAAGAAAAAAACCTTGCCACTATAAGCGCGATTTAAGTTTTTTTGGGTTAAAACTTGTTGTCTTTTCCCAGCCGCAATTAATGTTTTATTGAGGAGAATTAAATCATCAAAGTTCGTAATCGTTGCGCCTAAATCGTGATTAACAACGACGACGGTTTTACCTGCGTTTGTTAATTGGTGGAAGATATCAAAAATGACAGTTTCAGTTTTTTGATCAATGCCAATAAACGGTTCATCTAAGAAGAAAATATCCGCTTGTTGGGCTAAAGCGCGCGCAATAAAAACCCGCTGTTGTTGTCCTCCAGATAAGTCTTTAATCGCTCGATCGCGCAATGTGTCCATTTCCACTCGCGCTAAAGCATCCAACGCCATCTGACGAGACGCAGTAGAAAACCGATGAAACCATCCCGTTGCTTTCACTCGTCCCATCATTACCACATCCCACACTGTCGCCGGGTAATCCCAATCAATCATCGATCGTTGAGGAACATAAGCAACGCGCGATCGATGCGCCACCAGAGAAGACTCTCCCCATCTCACCTTACCTTTCCCTTTCACTAACCCCAACATCGCCCTTAAAAGGGTGCTTTTCCCAGCGCCATTCGGTCCAATAATCCCTGTCAAACAACCAGGTTGAATCTGACAACTAATTCCCTGTAACGCTTCCACACGGCGATAATAAACACTTAAATCCTTTACCACAATCGGACTCTCCCTTGTGGAAAGCAAAGTTAAAGGGAGTTGATCCCATTGTCTTGGAAAACGACAACTTTCTCCCCACCCATAATTAGCACTCGTCATCAGAACAGTTCCCCCTAAATTATGAAAAAAATATGATAACGCCTTGATATGAATTAGGATATCACATACGGGACTCAAAAATGAAACAAATATGAGAATAGGAAACCTCAAGAAAATTGGGATCGGAATCGGTCTCCTCATCAGTTTAGGAGGATGTGAAACGTCTAATCCGCCAACAGAAACCGATAAACCAACAGTTGTCGCCACCAGTACCATTATTGCTGACTGGACAAAACGCATTGGAGACAATGAAATCAATTTAGTGGGAATTTTAGAACCAGGAGACGATCCTCACATTTATGAACCCGTACCGAGAGATACCCAACGCTTAGAAGAAGCAGATTTAATTTTATACAACGGCTATCATTTAGAACCCCAACTGATTAAACTGATTCAAGCAACTGGTGAGAATAGCCGTCAGTTGGCGGTGGGAGAAGTCGTCACCCCTCTCGGTTATGAAGACGAAGAACAAATCGTTCCTGATCCTCACGTTTGGGGAAATGTAGAGAATGCAGTTTTAATGGTGGAAGCGATACAGGAGGAATTAATCACACTCTCTCCTGAAGATGAAATCCTTTATCGAGAAAACTTAGATCAATTGGCGATCGAGCTTACCGCGCTTCACAATTGGATTCAGGAACAAATCGACACAATTCCCCCAGAAAACCGTCAATTAGTCACCACCCATGATGCGTTTCAATACTACGCAGAAACCTATGGATTAGAAGTTGTAGGAACATTAATTGGAATTAGTACAGAAGAAAAGCCCAGTGCGAAAACTGTCAAAAACCTTGTTGAAGAAGTAAAACAAGCCAATGTTCCCGTTATCTTTGCCGAAACAACCATTAATCCCGCATTAATCGAAACCGTAGCACAAGAAGCAGAAGTAAAAGTTGCCGATCAAGAATTATATGCTGATTCAATTGGTGCGTCGGGAACAGAAGCTGACTCATATATCACAATGATGGCTTTAAACACAAAAACCATTGTTCGTAACTTAGGAGGAGATTACACGCCATTTACATCTTCTAAATGCCATCCTTGTAGAGACTCCTTATCAAAAGGATTATAAACCAGATAATCGGGGGTTCTAAAGGTCTGTTCATACAGTTTCTTTTTTACCGTTACATCTGTTTCTGCGGTACTCGGTGACATTAACTCCACAATCACATCGGGATAACGCCCCGCTTCTTCCCAGACAACCCAACCTTGACGGGGATAACTCCCATCCACATTGAACACCGCAAAAAAGTCGGGGCCTCGAAAGTCGCGATTTTTCGCTTGAATCGTTTCTGTCTTCATCGTACCAATCCCCCAATTGAGTGATTATTTCTCTATATTTACCGATTTTATCGATCGAAGCGTCTAACGGCTAGATTAAGGCAAACCGTAACGAATTGGTAAGAAGTTATAAGATTTTTGAGTTGTTGCGTCCCGACTCACGTATGATCAAGGATAAACTTTTGAAAAATTTAGTAAAGGAGGTTCAACGGTGTCATTACCTTTGTTGAACTATACAACTTCTAGCCAAAATCAGCGTGTAGAAGGATATGAAGTCCCTGGTGAAGAACAATTAAGACCGACTCCAGGCATGATGAACTCTGAAGAAGATGCAGAAGCCACCATCTGGGCGGCTTATCGGCAGATTTTCAGTGAACATCAAATGCTCGCCAGCAACCGTCAACGGTTCTTAGAATCCCAACTGCGTTACGGTCAAATTACGGTTAAAGATTTTATCTTCGGACTGCTTACCTCTGATCCGTTCCGCCGTTGGAACTATGAACCCAACAGCAATTATCGCTTTGTGGAACTCTGTGTTCAACGCGCCCTCGGACGGGATGTTTACAACGAAGCGGAAAAAATTGCTTGGTCAATTGTAGTGGGAACTAAAGGCATTAACGGCTTTGTTGAAGATTTACTCAATAGTGAGGAATATCTCAATAATTTCAGTGAGGATACCGTTCCTTATCAACGTCGTCGTGTTCTCCCTCAAAAAGATCAAGGAGAAACGCCTTTTAACCTTAAAACCCCTCGTTACGGTCCCTATTACCGTCAACAATTGGGCTTCCCGCAAATTGTCTGGCAAAATCAAGTCCGTCGCTTTATCCCCCAAGAAAAGCAACCGAAAGCAGGAGACCCTACTCTGTTCTTGAATGTTGCTCGTGGTTTGAGTAGCGCGAAAGGAAATGCTTTACCGAAAGTGTCAGCGATGAATATTGACTACGATAAGAAAGTTCCTTACCGTAAGTTCAATTAAATCTGGGGCGTTTACACCCTAAATTAAGGAGTCACGCTTGTAACAGGGTAATTGGTGTTTCACCGCGAGTTATCTTGTTCAATCGTGGCTCTTTTGCTAATTATCCCTTGTCCGTTGATAATGGGAAGGTGACTGTTTTAGAAAATTAGATAAAACTCGCACCTTATGGTCTTAGCAGAAACAACGCAAAAGCAAACTGGATACGACTATCTTCAAGAAATTAAAGCCTCTCCTAACCAGTCATTACTTCCAATTACCGCTAAAGTGAACGATCGAGGTCATTTAGAAATTGGCGCCTGTGATGTCACTGAATTAGTTAAACAGTTTGGTTCTCCTCTCTACATCATGGATGAACACAGCATTCGCACTGCTTGTTCTCAGTACCGAGACGGACTCAAAGATCATTATCAAGGAGAATCTTTAGTTATTTACGCCTCAAAAGCACTGAACTGTCTAGCGCTTTGTGCCTTGGTCAACAGTGAAGGATTAGGAATTGATGTCGCTTCTGGAGGAGAACTTTACACCGCGCTACAAGCTGGAGTTGACCCCGAAAAAATCTACTTTCATGGCAATAATAAATCTGTTGCTGAACTCGAACAAGCGATCGAGTGCGGTTGTACCATTGTTGCTGACAATTGGTTAGAATTAAAAACTTTAGCCAGTTTCAATGCTAATCACGCTCCGAAAGTGATGTTACGGATTACACCTGGCATTGAATGTCACACCCATGAGTATATTCGCACGGGACACCTGGATAGTAAGTTTGGTTTTGATCCAAATCAAGTCCCAGAAGTATTGGACTTTTTAACGAAAACCTCCAACTTAGATTTTGTCGGTGTTCATGCTCATATTGGCTCTCAAATCTTTGAACGTCAACCCCATCAAGACTTAGCAGGTGTGTTAGTCAAATGGCTGAAAGCCGCCCAAGAATTGGGATTACCCGCACGAGAATTAAATGTTGGCGGTGGCTTAGGGATTCGCTACACGGAAGCCGATGATCCCCCCAGTATTACCGAATGGACAAGCGCGGTGGCGAAAGCAGTCACTATGGCTTGTGAACAATTGCAAGTTTCTCTCCCCAAATTAATCTGCGAACCAGGTCGCTCTTTAGTGGGAAATACAGGAATTACTGCTTATACAGTGGGCGCTCGTAAAGAAGTGCCAGAGATTAGAACTTACATTGCGGTAGATGGGGGAATGTCTGACAATGCGCGTCCGATTACCTATCAAGCGGAATATCGATCGATGCTAGGGAATAAAATGTCAGAAACCGCAACCGAAACTGTTACCGTTGCGGGAAAACATTGTGAGTCTGGTGATATTTTAATTCAATCCGCTTCACTCCCAAAAACAGTCTCAGGAGATACCTTAGTTATCACTAGCACGGGTGCTTATGGGTATAGCATGGCTTCCAACTATAATCGCCTACTCCGTCCGGGAATGGTATTAGTTTACAAAGGAACAGCAGACATGATGGTTGAACGGGAAACCTATGAAGATTTAATTGCTCAAGATAAGTTCCCCGAAAGACTGAAAACAGTTGACAATTGATCCTGAACAATTGAAAATTAAGAGTAACTGCCCTCTCTCACCGCATCTTCTACAATTTGTTCCTCGTCTGCTAGACCTAATGAGGCAATCTCAAGGCTTATCTCATTTTCTCTCTCAGCTTCCTAGTTGGCTAATTCCGCTTTTTGATCTTGTCCTAGTTGTTGTTTTCATTTACTTTGTTATCCGCTTATTAGGAGAGCCACAAAGTCTCACCCGTTGGGTGATTCAAGGATTTATTATCCTGGTGGCGTTACTGTTAAGCAGCATTTATGTGAGTCAATGGCTTCAACTGCGATTGTTGAGTTTTGTGCTGGAAAAAATGTTAATTGGGGCGGCGGTGGGAGTGGTGGTGATTCTACAATCTGAGTTTCGTCGCTTTCTCGAACAACTGGGAAGAGGAGAGTTTCGACAGTTGTTTCCCTCTTCCAGTAATGATAAACTCCAACCGGATAATGTTTTGGATCAAATTTTGGATGCTGTGCGAGAATTATCTCAGAAGCGTATCGGAGCGTTACTCTTGTTGGAAACCAACGAACCTCTTGATCCCAGTCAGTTTAGAAGTGCTGGTGTTACCTTAAATGCAGAAATTTCCAGTGAGTTGATTCAAACCCTGTTTCAAACCACAACCGCTTTACATGATGGTGCGGTGATTTTACGGGGGTCGCGCATTGCTTCGGCGGCGGTAATTTTACCCTTGACGGAAAAAAGTTTGTCTAGACAATTGGGGACCCGACACCGAGCCGCGATCGGGATTACAGAACGAGTGTCTGATTGTTTATGTATTGTGGTGTCCGAGGAAACGGGATCAATTTCTCTCGCGGAACGGGGTAATCTACAACGACCGCTCACCAGAAGCCGCTTAAGAGAGTTGTTAGAATTAAGGTTTTCCCCCACTGTGGAACGGGAAACAGTGGCTCAAGATTTGAGTCGTTTGACTCGTGAAGTCAGTTCTCAAGGTAAAGCGATTTTCGATCGCAGTGTCCGTTTATTTTCGTCGAAGTCTCACCGTCGTAAAAAATGACTACTAAGCCAACTTTATTACAACAACTCCCCCCTGATTTAGATGGAAATCGTCTCCCCAAACAAGTGGCGGTGATTATGGATGGGAATGGTCGTTGGGCGGGGCAACGTGGACTCCCTCGCGTGATGGGACATCGTAAGGGAGTGGATGCGCTGAAAGCTCTCCTGCGCTGTTGTCGAGATTGGGGGATTCCTGGATTAACTGCTTATGCGTTTTCTACGGAAAATTGGGGGCGACCTTCGGAAGAGGTGGCGTTTTTAATGACCTTGTTTGAGCGGGTGTTACGGCGAGAATTGGCAGAAATGATGAGGGAACAAGTACGGATTCGCTTTGTGGGGAATTTGAGTGCGCTTCCCGATTCGTTACAAGCGGAAATTGCAGTGGCGATGGAAGAAACGGCAAATAATACTGGGATTGAGTTTACGGTGGCGACGAATTATGGCGGGAGACAGGAGATTTTAAGAGCCTGTCGCTCGATCGCGCAACAAGTCCAAGACGGGGAAATCACCGCCGACGCAATTGATGAACAGTTATTTCGTCAACATCTCTATACCGCAGATTTACCCGATCCTGATTTATTGATTCGCACCAGTGGGGAAATGCGGATTAGTAATTTCTTGCTTTGGCAACTCGCTTATGCTGAAATTTATGTTACGGATACCCTTTGGCCCGATTTCGATCGAAGCGCCTTCCATCAGGCGTTACTTGCCTATCAAAAGCGCGATCGTCGATTTGGTAAAATCCGAGAATAACTATTGGGAGTCTCATCTTCTTCGATCGAACCTTATTGGGGGATCAGCATGAACCTTGAACCTTACCGAGTCTGTATCACTCTGGGAACACGCCCAGAAGCCATTAAACTTGCTCCTGTCATCAAACAGTGTCAAAAATCCCCCTTACTGAAAACCTCCGTAATTCTGACCGGACAACATCGGGAAATGGTCGCTCAGGTGATGAACCTCTTTCATCTGGATGCAGATCAAGACCTAAAAATCATGCAAGCGGAACAAAGCCTCAGCGACATCACCTGTCGGAGTTTACAAGGACTAGAAACCCTCTTTACCGACATCCCACCCCACTTAGTCATCGTCCAAGGCGA
This window contains:
- a CDS encoding winged helix-turn-helix domain-containing protein, encoding MTVPDYQSLMFPLLAFCNDSNEHNAQEAIDALAIQFQLTATEKNELLPSGKQTRFANRMGWARTYLKKAKLIESTARGKFKITERGKQLLKTNHEQKISAKDLEQFAEYLEFKKQSNSNAVNSALRMLYHFGELALQYRRLKPPKLGGLGGFKVT
- a CDS encoding SemiSWEET transporter; the protein is MEDTNLFTIIGLAAGTLTTIAFLPQVIKTWQSKSAKDISLGMFSTFCTGVFLWIVYGFNIGDLPILLANIITFILAFTILIFKFRYG
- a CDS encoding metal ABC transporter solute-binding protein, Zn/Mn family, whose translation is MRIGNLKKIGIGIGLLISLGGCETSNPPTETDKPTVVATSTIIADWTKRIGDNEINLVGILEPGDDPHIYEPVPRDTQRLEEADLILYNGYHLEPQLIKLIQATGENSRQLAVGEVVTPLGYEDEEQIVPDPHVWGNVENAVLMVEAIQEELITLSPEDEILYRENLDQLAIELTALHNWIQEQIDTIPPENRQLVTTHDAFQYYAETYGLEVVGTLIGISTEEKPSAKTVKNLVEEVKQANVPVIFAETTINPALIETVAQEAEVKVADQELYADSIGASGTEADSYITMMALNTKTIVRNLGGDYTPFTSSKCHPCRDSLSKGL
- a CDS encoding isoprenyl transferase → MTTKPTLLQQLPPDLDGNRLPKQVAVIMDGNGRWAGQRGLPRVMGHRKGVDALKALLRCCRDWGIPGLTAYAFSTENWGRPSEEVAFLMTLFERVLRRELAEMMREQVRIRFVGNLSALPDSLQAEIAVAMEETANNTGIEFTVATNYGGRQEILRACRSIAQQVQDGEITADAIDEQLFRQHLYTADLPDPDLLIRTSGEMRISNFLLWQLAYAEIYVTDTLWPDFDRSAFHQALLAYQKRDRRFGKIRE
- a CDS encoding metal ABC transporter permease → MNYHLLIDPLQYSFMQRALLIAIFVGIICSLVGSYLMVQRLALLGDAISHSMLPGLVIAFMLGVNMYLGAFIAGVFSTLIIAVIRSRSPLKEDAAMGIVFSAFFALGVILITLIQKDNKIDLNHFLFGNILGVTFTEVKDTFLITLFVIAVIILIYKELLFYTFDPEGSQAVGLPVNLLNFGLMLLIALTIVASLKTVGVILVLALLITPSATAYLLFKRLHQVMFFGAIFGVIASITGMYISYYFNIPSGPAIVMVAVLLFSIALLFSPRHGILTQTYSSHQQGKIWQEIKGLFH
- a CDS encoding class I SAM-dependent methyltransferase, producing MKIYSQYIFPRLLDWTMASSTMSKYRKQLLQEVTGEVLEIGFGTGLNLAYYPETITHLTTVDVNAGMNQLAKKRIKEASFPVSCNVLNGDTLPFADQCFDSVVSTWTLCSITNIDQALKQVYRVLKPEGKFFFIEHGLSDNPQVQVWQNRLTPLQKMIGDGCHLNRNMEALISRYFPQIQLEKFKLETEPEIIGYLYQGVATK
- the petL gene encoding cytochrome b6-f complex subunit PetL, producing MSGAIAYLGILIGYTVLALGLYFGLRAAKVL
- a CDS encoding metal ABC transporter ATP-binding protein, with amino-acid sequence MTSANYGWGESCRFPRQWDQLPLTLLSTRESPIVVKDLSVYYRRVEALQGISCQIQPGCLTGIIGPNGAGKSTLLRAMLGLVKGKGKVRWGESSLVAHRSRVAYVPQRSMIDWDYPATVWDVVMMGRVKATGWFHRFSTASRQMALDALARVEMDTLRDRAIKDLSGGQQQRVFIARALAQQADIFFLDEPFIGIDQKTETVIFDIFHQLTNAGKTVVVVNHDLGATITNFDDLILLNKTLIAAGKRQQVLTQKNLNRAYSGKVFFFSESI
- the cdaA gene encoding diadenylate cyclase CdaA, which produces MRQSQGLSHFLSQLPSWLIPLFDLVLVVVFIYFVIRLLGEPQSLTRWVIQGFIILVALLLSSIYVSQWLQLRLLSFVLEKMLIGAAVGVVVILQSEFRRFLEQLGRGEFRQLFPSSSNDKLQPDNVLDQILDAVRELSQKRIGALLLLETNEPLDPSQFRSAGVTLNAEISSELIQTLFQTTTALHDGAVILRGSRIASAAVILPLTEKSLSRQLGTRHRAAIGITERVSDCLCIVVSEETGSISLAERGNLQRPLTRSRLRELLELRFSPTVERETVAQDLSRLTREVSSQGKAIFDRSVRLFSSKSHRRKK
- the lysA gene encoding diaminopimelate decarboxylase; the protein is MVLAETTQKQTGYDYLQEIKASPNQSLLPITAKVNDRGHLEIGACDVTELVKQFGSPLYIMDEHSIRTACSQYRDGLKDHYQGESLVIYASKALNCLALCALVNSEGLGIDVASGGELYTALQAGVDPEKIYFHGNNKSVAELEQAIECGCTIVADNWLELKTLASFNANHAPKVMLRITPGIECHTHEYIRTGHLDSKFGFDPNQVPEVLDFLTKTSNLDFVGVHAHIGSQIFERQPHQDLAGVLVKWLKAAQELGLPARELNVGGGLGIRYTEADDPPSITEWTSAVAKAVTMACEQLQVSLPKLICEPGRSLVGNTGITAYTVGARKEVPEIRTYIAVDGGMSDNARPITYQAEYRSMLGNKMSETATETVTVAGKHCESGDILIQSASLPKTVSGDTLVITSTGAYGYSMASNYNRLLRPGMVLVYKGTADMMVERETYEDLIAQDKFPERLKTVDN
- a CDS encoding phycobilisome rod-core linker polypeptide; this encodes MSLPLLNYTTSSQNQRVEGYEVPGEEQLRPTPGMMNSEEDAEATIWAAYRQIFSEHQMLASNRQRFLESQLRYGQITVKDFIFGLLTSDPFRRWNYEPNSNYRFVELCVQRALGRDVYNEAEKIAWSIVVGTKGINGFVEDLLNSEEYLNNFSEDTVPYQRRRVLPQKDQGETPFNLKTPRYGPYYRQQLGFPQIVWQNQVRRFIPQEKQPKAGDPTLFLNVARGLSSAKGNALPKVSAMNIDYDKKVPYRKFN